From Thunnus albacares chromosome 22, fThuAlb1.1, whole genome shotgun sequence, the proteins below share one genomic window:
- the ntn5 gene encoding netrin-1, which yields MMFQPFSPPPSTSLFPVFLLLLLCLPPSLISSSLSHVPLSWTSPHDPCYHLDGRPRHCLSEFINAAYGIPVNASHSLQGSDYDDNITTLTDLHNPHNLTCWTAYRGPDTGDWVFTLPLGRRFEITYISLQFCHQGEPSDPISISILKSMDYGRTWRPMQHYSSDCLGNFGLPSQTVAQTRHQETEPLCSDPRPLQRQRGGMVLAFSTLDGRPSSPDFDYSPTLQDWVTATDIRVVFHKVSKEAKVGSSDKKEEPRWRDGTEEERGTGFLGWRSGYKGNTGDQVDKTDNTLAFFNRETKNSEIRVRNRGEKMDKPGRKGHSKGSGQDEDGHNVTSKEGGDSFSSATLTSSKKGEKGRGRGRKKENNPWPPCQNDVCNWTVNGRSRSNKGRELRKRRNNILNMRQSSRNLQVAPPSAFISPGRAPLALSDLQVGGRCKCNGHASRCRRDDSGRAVCVCEHHTAGPDCDVCEDFYFDRPWHRATPTHPNPCVACECNGHSNKCRFSMEVFQQSGRRSGGVCQKCRHHTAGRHCQYCQNGYTRDHSKPLHHRKACQPCQCHALGAVGRWCNQTSGQCLCREGVTGLRCNRCALGFKQGRSPLRPCIRIQEVAPTPVYQPQYSIAEECVSYCQPSQVKVKMNLETYCLKDYVLKVQVRGMERSGPWWQFSISVQTVFRTGANSRVRRGPQSLWVPDRDLSCGCPALHVGRTFLLIGAEEGERGWSPGESRLVADRSTLALQWREHWSPKLRGFRGQDKRGRCPEKTPDNNREHSKPQSGYIPPHLLTEKDSEPDGVKEKDTQTSVAPHTHSHTDSEVKSTEVTPLTSTLTLVCSTQSPT from the exons ATGATGTTCCAGCCCTtttcccctcccccctccacctctctcttcCCTGTTTTCCTTCTACTCCTCCTTTGCCTTCCTCCATCCCTcatctcctcttccctctctcatGTCCCGTTGAGCTGGACTTCACCTCATGATCCCTGCTACCACCTAGATGGCCGTCCACGACACTGCCTATCAGAGTTCATCAACGCCGCCTATGGGATCCCGGTCAATGCTAGCCACTCGCTCCAAGGGTCTGATTATGATGACAACATCACCACTTTGACTGACCTCCATAATCCTCACAACCTCACCTGTTGGACAGCTTACAGGGGTCCTGACACTGGGGACTGGGTTTTCACCCTGCCTCTGGGACGCCGCTTTGAAATCACTTATATAAGTTTGCAGTTCTGCCATCAGGGGGAGCCGTCAGACcccatctccatctccatcctGAAGTCGATGGACTATGGGCGCACTTGGAGGCCGATGCAGCATTACTCCAGCGACTGCCTCGGGAACTTTGGGCTGCCTTCCCAGACAGTAGCCCAGACCAGGCATCAAGAGACGGAGCCCCTCTGCTCAGATCCTCGGCCCTTGCAAAGGCAGCGGGGTGGCATGGTGCTGGCCTTCTCCACTCTGGACGGACGACCATCTTCTCCTGATTTTGACTACAGTCCCACCCTCCAGGACTGGGTGACGGCCACAGACATCCGTGTGGTCTTTCACAAAGTGTCCAAAGAGGCCAAAGTGGGTAGCTCAGATAAAAAGGAAGAACCACGATGGCGTGatggcacagaggaagaaaggggGACTGGGTTTCTGGGGTGGAGATCGGGCTACAAGGGAAACACTGGAGATCAGGTCGACAAGACAGATAATACACTGGCATTTTTCAACAGGGAGACAAAAAACTCAGAGATCAGAGTGAGGAACAGAGGCGAGAAAATGGACAAACCTGGACGGAAGGGTCATTCTAAAGGGTCAGGTCAAGATGAAGATGGACACAATGTGACCAGCAAGGAAGGCGGGGACAGTTTCAGCTCAGCCACGCTCACATCTTCAAAGAAAGGCGAGAAAGGCAGGGGGCGTGGCCGCAAGAAGGAAAATAATCCTTGGCCACCTTGCCAAAATGACGTCTGTAATTGGACAGTTAATGGGCGGAGCAGGAGCAACAAAGGGCGGGAACTGAGGAAGCGGAGAAACAATATTCTCAACATGAGACAAAGCTCCAGAAATCTGCAGGTGGCTCCACCATCTGCTTTTATCTCTCCAGGCCGAGCTCCTCTGGCCCTCTCCGACCTGCAAGTAGGGGGCAGGTGTAAATGTAACGGACACGCTTCTAGATGTCGCCGTGACGACTCAGGGcgggcagtgtgtgtgtgcgagcatCACACAGCGGGGCCagactgtgatgtgtgtgaggATTTCTACTTTGACAGACCCTGGCATCGAGCTACACCTACTCACCCAAACCCCTGTGTTG CCTGTGAGTGTAACGGCCACTCAAACAAGTGCCGCTTCAGCATGGAGGTGTTTCAGCAGTCGGGACGGCGCAGCGGAGGCGTGTGTCAGAAATGTCGCCACCACACTGCCGGACGCCACTGCCAATACTGTCAGAATGGATACACCCGCGACCACAGCAAGCCGCTGCACCACCGCAAGGCCTGCCAAC CGTGTCAGTGCCATGCTTTGGGAGCGGTGGGTCGGTGGTGTAACCAGACATCAGGTCAGTGTCTGTGTCGAGAAGGAGTGACCGGCCTCAGGTGTAACCGCTGTGCCCTGGGATTCAAACAGGGCAGGTCTCCTCTACGGCCCTGCATAC GAATTCAAGAGGTCGCTCCGACCCCAGTGTACCAGCCTCAATACAGCATAG CGGAGGAGTGTGTGTCCTACTGCCAGCCTTCCCAGGTTAAAGTCAAGATGAACTTGGAGACCTATTGTCTCAAGGACTACG tgCTGAAGGTGCAGGTGAGAGGGATGGAGCGTTCAGGTCCCTGGTGGCAGTTCTCCATCTCGGTGCAAACCGTCTTCCGCACGGGGGCCAACTCCCGTGTTCGCAGAGGTCCCCAGTCCCTCTGGGTCCCCGACCGTGACCTCTCCTGCGGCTGCCCGGCCCTCCACGTGGGCCGGACCTTCCTCCTGATCGGCGCCGAGGAGGGAGAGCGGGGCTGGAGCCCTGGGGAGAGTCGCCTGGTGGCAGACCGCTCCACTCTGGCCCTCCAGTGGCGGGAACACTGGAGCCCCAAACTCAGGGGCTTCCGGGGGCAGGACAAGAGGGGCCGTTGTCCCGAAAAAACCCCCGACAACAACAGGGAGCACTCAAAACCCCAGTCTGGGTACATCCCCCCTCACCTTCTGACTGAGAAAGACAGCGAGCCTGAtggtgtgaaagagaaagacacTCAAACATCAGTggcgccacacacacactctcacacagacaGTGAGGTTAAATCCACAGAGGTGACCCCCTTGACCTCTACGCTCACTCTTGTGTGTTCTACTCAAAGTCCtacatga